In Zingiber officinale cultivar Zhangliang chromosome 3B, Zo_v1.1, whole genome shotgun sequence, a single window of DNA contains:
- the LOC122056523 gene encoding uncharacterized protein LOC122056523, producing MEEPKLPPPAASGTPSVVSPAGDVTMPRGKKRKLDVDEFRNSDYYKLRLMVKDLRPLFLEVLRTPNFQTSKAACEIQNQMKTMLVLIKKLRGDVDSSENCKSPSQAESSFKVKDEESLEMHVEDEKIEQHETGHDPTIPVKASQPEKSTTVSDSNQEKTHAEWIAEVREKVKQFDVASLGSYVIGGSKIGWNFLVYLGSEPVYYGVTKESFLARRSAK from the exons ATGGAGGAGCCGAAGCTGCCTCCCCCGGCAGCCTCCGGCACCCCTTCAGTCGTAAGCCCTGCGGGCGATGTGACCATGCCCAGGGGAAAGAAGAGGAAGCTGGACGTCGATGAGTTCCGTAACTCCGATTACTACAAGCTTCGACTCATGGTCAAGGACCTGCGCCCGCTGTTTCTCGAG GTTCTTCGCACACCAAACTTCCAGACCAGTAAAGCAGCATGTGAGATTCAAAATC AAATGAAGACAATGCTAGTATTGATCAAGAAATTGAGAGGTGATGTGGACTCTTCTGAGAACTGTAAAAGTCCATCCCAGGCAGAATCCTCATTTAAAGTTAAGGATGAAGAATCATTAGAAATGCATGTAGAAGATGAAAAAATTGAACAACATGAAACTGGACACGACCCAACAATTCCAGTGAAAGCATCACAACCTGAGAAGAGCACAACTGTCTCAGACAGTAATCAGGAGAAAACACATGCAGAATGGATTGCTGAGGTACGGGAAAAGGTGAAACAATTTGATGTAGCATCTCTAGGAAGCTATGTTATCGGTGGATCCAAAATCGGATGGAATTTTCTTGTTTATCTAGGGAGTGAGCCAGTTTATTATGGCGTAACAAAAGAAAGTTTCCTTGCGCGCAGATCGGCAAAGTGA